One segment of Clostridium ljungdahlii DSM 13528 DNA contains the following:
- a CDS encoding P-loop NTPase — MNIAVLSGKGGTGKTTVSTNLALALKANYVDCDVEEPNGFLFLKPKVDVVKSVKVEYPIIDACKCTACGACANACQFNALAKVKDDLFLFQKLCHGCGACEIVCKYNAVTYGKREIGKIEKGTSRDIKCSRGILNISEPMAVPVIKELLENLSGEVNLIDCPPGTSCNVINTLKYADAAVLVTEPSEFGLHDLKMAVELVKMYNIPFGIVINKDDKKDNIIKKYCKEQKIMLLGTIDYSKDIAILYSKGQILYDDLHHKSIFDKLSQKIREVLAWN; from the coding sequence GTGAATATAGCAGTACTTAGTGGAAAAGGAGGAACAGGAAAAACTACAGTATCTACTAATCTTGCTCTTGCTTTAAAGGCAAACTATGTAGATTGTGATGTAGAAGAACCAAATGGTTTTCTGTTCTTAAAACCTAAAGTAGATGTAGTAAAATCAGTGAAAGTAGAATATCCAATAATAGATGCTTGTAAATGCACTGCCTGTGGTGCTTGTGCAAATGCATGTCAATTTAATGCCCTTGCAAAAGTGAAAGATGATCTTTTCCTTTTCCAAAAGTTGTGTCATGGCTGTGGTGCTTGTGAAATTGTATGTAAATACAATGCTGTAACTTATGGTAAAAGAGAAATAGGGAAAATTGAAAAAGGAACATCAAGAGATATAAAATGCAGTAGAGGAATTTTAAATATAAGTGAACCTATGGCAGTACCTGTTATTAAAGAGTTACTTGAGAATTTGTCAGGAGAAGTTAATTTAATTGATTGTCCACCTGGAACTTCCTGTAATGTAATAAATACTTTAAAATATGCTGATGCTGCAGTGCTCGTTACAGAACCTTCAGAGTTTGGACTTCATGATTTAAAAATGGCGGTAGAACTTGTAAAAATGTATAACATACCTTTTGGTATAGTTATAAATAAAGATGATAAAAAGGACAATATAATAAAAAAATATTGTAAAGAACAAAAGATTATGTTGCTAGGTACTATTGACTATAGTAAAGATATAGCAATACTTTATTCTAAGGGCCAAATATTATATGATGATTTACATCACAAATCAATATTTGATAAACTCTCACAGAAGATAAGGGAGGTGTTAGCTTGGAATTAG
- a CDS encoding YeiH family protein translates to MKTITNKVSGIILALIIAIPAWLLGNAFPIIGSPVLGILFGMILAFWKRPNCFNEGITYTAKKLLQYSIILMGFGMNLFNVFKIGKQTILLMTFTLTAAFITAYIVGKLLKINGKTATLIGVGSSICGGSAIAATAPVINANEQEVAHSISTIFLFNAIAAFLFPFLGHLLGMSNQCFGLWAGTAVNDTSSVVAAGYSYSNAAGNLAVIVKLTRTLAIVPVTLVLAIYTSKKELKGKKGSYSISKIFPWFVLGFVAASIINTFIPLPAALTNFLCEAGKFVIVMAMVSVGLNSNIVELVKNGVRPIVLGFTCWVVLAFISLGVQHFIMGIF, encoded by the coding sequence ATGAAAACAATAACTAATAAAGTATCAGGAATTATACTTGCACTAATTATAGCTATTCCAGCATGGCTACTTGGAAATGCTTTTCCTATTATAGGAAGCCCTGTGCTTGGAATTTTATTTGGAATGATTTTAGCATTTTGGAAAAGACCAAACTGTTTTAATGAAGGTATAACCTATACTGCAAAAAAATTACTACAATACTCCATTATCCTTATGGGTTTTGGCATGAATCTTTTTAATGTTTTTAAAATAGGAAAACAAACAATTCTTTTAATGACTTTCACACTAACAGCAGCATTTATTACTGCTTATATTGTAGGTAAATTATTAAAGATAAATGGGAAAACGGCAACCTTAATTGGCGTTGGTTCTTCCATATGTGGTGGTTCAGCTATTGCAGCAACAGCTCCTGTTATTAACGCAAATGAACAAGAAGTTGCCCATTCTATATCAACCATATTTCTTTTTAATGCCATTGCAGCCTTTTTATTTCCATTTCTCGGGCATTTACTTGGCATGAGTAATCAATGCTTTGGTCTTTGGGCTGGGACAGCTGTTAATGATACTTCATCTGTAGTAGCTGCTGGCTATTCTTACAGTAATGCAGCAGGTAATCTTGCAGTTATAGTAAAACTTACAAGAACACTGGCCATTGTTCCAGTTACATTGGTACTTGCTATTTATACTTCTAAAAAAGAATTAAAAGGTAAAAAGGGATCTTACAGCATTAGCAAAATATTCCCTTGGTTTGTACTTGGATTTGTAGCTGCCTCTATAATTAACACATTTATTCCTCTGCCAGCTGCACTTACTAATTTTTTATGCGAAGCTGGAAAATTTGTAATTGTAATGGCAATGGTGTCTGTAGGATTAAATAGTAATATTGTGGAACTTGTTAAAAATGGTGTAAGACCAATTGTGTTAGGCTTTACATGCTGGGTAGTTTTAGCATTTATTTCTCTTGGCGTTCAACATTTTATAATGGGTATTTTTTAG
- a CDS encoding P-loop NTPase — protein MPKIIISGKGGCGKSTLTTLLSKQISANCNKVLVVDVDESNLSLATMLGLETPNISLLDYLGGRTKIVEELMNAMRNNTKGAVPIFDKKLNLSNLPPQCSYWNGNIGLVRVGKIQHSMEGCACPMGAVARSFLNELVIEDNQWVLVDTDAGVEHFGRGVLEGADLIIMVVDTSYESILLAEKGKKLAEEAQKNFKVVLNKVNDKTKPILYKELTHRNIPIIGCLNYSHDIIWTNLIGKSSELGELEDEISNIFSEVSNSFNLV, from the coding sequence ATGCCAAAAATAATCATAAGCGGTAAAGGTGGTTGTGGTAAAAGTACATTAACCACTTTATTATCAAAACAAATAAGTGCTAACTGTAATAAAGTTTTAGTTGTTGATGTAGATGAATCAAATCTTAGTTTAGCAACAATGTTGGGACTAGAAACCCCAAATATAAGTTTACTTGATTACTTAGGCGGAAGAACAAAAATAGTAGAAGAATTAATGAATGCAATGAGAAATAACACAAAAGGCGCTGTACCCATATTTGATAAAAAATTAAACTTATCTAACTTACCACCACAATGTTCTTATTGGAATGGTAATATTGGATTAGTTCGTGTAGGAAAAATTCAACATAGTATGGAAGGTTGTGCTTGCCCTATGGGTGCAGTTGCACGTTCATTTTTAAATGAACTTGTAATCGAAGATAATCAGTGGGTTTTAGTGGACACTGATGCTGGAGTTGAACATTTTGGCAGAGGGGTATTAGAAGGTGCTGATCTAATAATAATGGTAGTAGATACTTCATATGAGTCAATTTTATTAGCTGAAAAAGGGAAAAAGTTAGCAGAAGAAGCACAAAAAAACTTCAAAGTAGTTTTAAATAAAGTAAATGATAAGACAAAACCAATTTTATATAAGGAACTAACACATCGTAATATACCAATTATAGGCTGTTTAAATTATTCTCATGATATTATTTGGACTAACCTTATAGGAAAATCATCAGAATTAGGAGAATTAGAAGATGAAATAAGTAATATATTTTCTGAAGTATCTAATTCTTTTAATTTAGTATAA
- a CDS encoding LysR family transcriptional regulator, with amino-acid sequence MTLRHFKIFVAVCDKMNMTKASETLFMSQSAVSQAISELESHYGIRLFERLSRKLYLTQAGEKLMSYARYIIKLNTELENDMKTLYKNGAIRIGASVTVGAYVLPKFVSHFQKVYPETDIQVYEENTTEIEKMLLHDEIDIGLVEGETTNLDILNKPFMDDELILICGACHRFAKLPYVEPCELQKEKFIIREKGSGTRKTFEDKMIENELTWKASWICNNTDTIKIAVAEGLGVSVISRNSVINELSSGTLCEIPVKGIKFKRKFKIIYHKNKYLTKIMKRFIDLCTIKK; translated from the coding sequence ATGACTTTAAGACATTTTAAAATATTTGTTGCTGTATGTGACAAAATGAATATGACTAAGGCTTCTGAAACACTTTTTATGTCTCAGTCAGCAGTTAGTCAGGCAATTTCTGAACTTGAGAGTCACTATGGTATACGACTTTTTGAACGGCTTTCAAGAAAACTTTATCTGACTCAGGCAGGAGAAAAACTGATGAGTTATGCTAGGTATATTATCAAATTAAATACAGAATTAGAAAATGACATGAAAACTTTGTATAAAAATGGTGCTATACGCATTGGTGCAAGTGTTACTGTTGGAGCTTATGTTTTACCTAAATTTGTTTCACATTTTCAAAAAGTATATCCAGAAACTGATATACAAGTGTATGAAGAAAATACTACAGAAATTGAAAAAATGCTTCTTCACGATGAAATTGACATAGGTCTTGTAGAAGGAGAAACGACAAATTTGGATATTTTAAACAAACCATTTATGGATGATGAATTGATACTTATTTGTGGAGCTTGCCACAGATTTGCAAAACTTCCTTATGTGGAACCTTGCGAACTTCAAAAAGAAAAATTTATTATTCGTGAAAAAGGAAGTGGAACTCGTAAGACATTTGAAGATAAAATGATAGAAAATGAATTAACATGGAAGGCTTCCTGGATATGTAACAATACTGATACTATAAAAATTGCAGTTGCAGAAGGATTAGGAGTGTCAGTTATTTCTAGAAATTCAGTGATAAATGAATTATCCTCTGGTACCCTTTGCGAAATACCTGTTAAAGGTATTAAATTTAAGAGAAAGTTTAAAATCATATATCACAAAAATAAATATTTAACAAAGATAATGAAACGTTTTATAGATTTATGTACAATAAAGAAGTAA
- a CDS encoding NifB/NifX family molybdenum-iron cluster-binding protein — protein sequence MKIAISSAGKNAEDLLDSRFGRCKYFQIHDTESGEVKIIENKGQSSSGGAGIAASNQLIDEKVNAIITGNLGPNAFELVEKSGIKAYKCSSIDINSVLQKYKNNELEEIKTSGPAHH from the coding sequence ATGAAAATAGCAATTTCATCAGCAGGAAAAAATGCTGAAGATTTACTTGATAGTAGGTTTGGAAGGTGCAAGTACTTTCAAATTCATGACACTGAAAGTGGAGAAGTTAAAATCATAGAAAACAAAGGTCAAAGTTCAAGCGGAGGAGCAGGTATTGCTGCATCTAATCAATTAATAGATGAGAAAGTAAATGCTATTATTACGGGTAATCTTGGTCCTAATGCATTTGAGCTTGTTGAAAAATCAGGAATCAAAGCTTATAAGTGCAGTAGTATAGATATAAACTCAGTTCTTCAGAAGTATAAAAATAATGAACTTGAAGAAATAAAAACTTCTGGTCCAGCACACCATTGA
- a CDS encoding Mrp/NBP35 family ATP-binding protein produces the protein MSECNSCPSNGGCDKDKQKCMIENNPLNKVKKIIGVMSGKGGVGKSSISVLIAKRLKELGYSTGILDADITGPSVPRLVGLKDKKVISDGELMHPVDTDDGIKVMSLNLLVDNENDPVIWRGPMIGGVVKQFWTDVLWGELDYLVIDMPPGTSDVALTVMQSIPINGIVMVSVPQDLVSMIVSKAVNMARAINIDVLGVIENMSYITCPDCSKKIKLFNGESTTKFLEEMNLKLLGEIPVLNSVGNLSDPTYKNEDEDLEKVFYPIVDNVMKSLDK, from the coding sequence ATGTCAGAATGTAATTCATGCCCATCTAATGGGGGATGTGATAAGGATAAGCAGAAATGTATGATTGAAAATAATCCTTTAAACAAAGTGAAAAAAATTATTGGCGTTATGAGTGGAAAGGGTGGAGTAGGGAAATCTTCAATTTCAGTTCTTATTGCAAAACGTTTAAAGGAACTGGGATATAGCACAGGTATCTTAGATGCAGATATAACAGGGCCAAGTGTACCAAGGCTTGTTGGACTAAAGGATAAAAAAGTTATTTCAGATGGAGAACTAATGCATCCTGTAGATACAGATGATGGCATAAAGGTTATGTCTTTAAACTTATTAGTGGACAATGAAAATGATCCTGTCATTTGGAGAGGACCGATGATTGGGGGCGTAGTTAAACAATTTTGGACAGATGTACTATGGGGAGAACTTGATTATTTAGTTATTGATATGCCTCCAGGAACAAGTGATGTTGCACTGACAGTTATGCAGTCTATTCCTATAAATGGAATAGTTATGGTATCTGTTCCCCAGGATCTAGTTTCAATGATAGTTTCAAAAGCTGTAAATATGGCAAGGGCAATTAATATTGATGTATTAGGTGTTATTGAAAATATGAGCTATATAACTTGCCCGGATTGTAGTAAAAAAATAAAACTATTTAATGGAGAAAGCACAACTAAGTTTTTAGAAGAAATGAATTTGAAGCTTTTAGGAGAAATTCCTGTTTTAAATAGCGTAGGTAATTTATCAGATCCTACATATAAAAATGAAGATGAAGACCTTGAAAAGGTTTTTTATCCTATCGTTGATAACGTAATGAAGAGTTTAGACAAATAA
- a CDS encoding flavin reductase family protein — protein sequence MEKIQGNMKSCLQPMPKILVSCRDVNGKNNALAVAYCCNCSYDPPMIMVGIVPSRYSYKMIKETGVFVVNIVTKEQKEMFEYLGSHSGRNEDKFSKLNIKVDEGIKVNAPLLADCPINIECKVEGSIVTGSHEMFAGKIEYVHADKEMIKDNGDIDFSKIQLL from the coding sequence ATGGAAAAAATTCAAGGAAATATGAAGTCATGTCTTCAACCTATGCCCAAAATATTAGTTTCTTGTAGGGATGTAAATGGTAAGAATAATGCACTAGCAGTAGCATACTGTTGTAACTGCAGTTATGACCCACCAATGATTATGGTAGGTATTGTTCCATCTAGATATTCTTATAAAATGATAAAAGAAACAGGTGTTTTTGTAGTAAATATTGTTACAAAAGAACAAAAAGAAATGTTTGAATATTTAGGTAGTCATAGCGGCAGAAATGAAGATAAATTTTCAAAACTTAATATTAAAGTTGACGAAGGAATAAAGGTAAATGCTCCTTTATTAGCAGATTGTCCTATAAACATAGAGTGTAAGGTAGAGGGATCTATAGTTACTGGTTCACATGAAATGTTTGCAGGAAAAATTGAATATGTTCATGCTGATAAAGAAATGATTAAAGATAACGGAGATATTGATTTTTCTAAAATTCAACTTCTTTAA
- a CDS encoding DUF134 domain-containing protein has translation MPRPTKFRRVEFFPENTYFVPWGKHKCEIEEIVLKVEELEAMRLKDIEELNQEECAQKMQVSRQTFQNIIDSARKKVAVALTEGNAIRINGGNYTTTYCKFKCLHCGNVYEIKYEQDRYTCPICGSEKVICNKKAKFCGKWCRNMKSDNNV, from the coding sequence ATGCCAAGGCCAACAAAGTTTAGAAGAGTAGAGTTTTTCCCGGAAAATACTTATTTTGTACCCTGGGGAAAACATAAGTGTGAAATTGAGGAAATTGTTTTAAAGGTAGAAGAACTTGAGGCGATGAGGTTAAAGGATATTGAAGAATTAAATCAAGAAGAATGTGCTCAAAAAATGCAGGTATCCAGGCAAACATTTCAAAATATCATAGATAGTGCCAGAAAAAAAGTAGCTGTAGCATTAACAGAGGGAAATGCCATAAGAATAAATGGAGGTAACTATACTACAACCTACTGTAAATTTAAGTGTTTACATTGCGGTAACGTATATGAAATAAAATATGAGCAAGATAGATATACTTGTCCTATTTGTGGTTCAGAAAAAGTTATATGCAATAAAAAGGCGAAATTCTGTGGAAAATGGTGTAGAAATATGAAGAGTGATAATAACGTCTAA
- a CDS encoding flavin reductase family protein, translated as MFLAAHKREQILPQPVVLISTKDENEICNIAPWSNITSILRPLDEIVLASWIKRDTLENIRETQEFVVNIPSTNMIEEVMTCSKNYPPQVDEFECSKLKVHASKEIKAPGIEGCLAWAECKLVEEIKREKYSLIIGKVVSLEVNDNFFNEDGDMDYEKAKPLSIMLGNKGMWFTHPVFTGKYNEYSEMFIEQKDKDPNL; from the coding sequence ATGTTTTTAGCTGCTCATAAAAGAGAACAAATACTACCTCAACCAGTAGTATTAATTTCTACAAAAGATGAAAATGAAATTTGCAATATTGCCCCATGGTCTAATATTACTTCTATTTTAAGACCTTTAGATGAAATTGTATTAGCTTCATGGATTAAACGTGATACATTAGAAAACATTAGAGAAACTCAAGAATTTGTGGTTAATATTCCATCTACAAATATGATTGAAGAAGTAATGACTTGTTCGAAAAATTATCCTCCTCAAGTAGATGAATTTGAATGTTCAAAACTAAAAGTACATGCATCTAAGGAAATTAAAGCTCCAGGTATTGAAGGTTGTTTAGCTTGGGCAGAATGTAAATTAGTCGAAGAAATAAAAAGGGAAAAGTACTCATTAATTATAGGCAAGGTAGTAAGTCTTGAAGTAAATGATAATTTCTTTAATGAAGATGGAGACATGGATTATGAAAAAGCTAAACCTTTAAGTATTATGCTTGGAAATAAGGGAATGTGGTTTACCCATCCAGTTTTTACGGGAAAGTATAACGAATACTCAGAGATGTTCATAGAACAAAAAGATAAAGATCCTAATCTATAA
- a CDS encoding NifB/NifX family molybdenum-iron cluster-binding protein, translating into MKIAIASDGKYVSGHFGHCEGFTIYDVENGKASQGQFTANPGHRPGYLPVFLKGLNVNVIIAGGMGETAQQLFNENEIKVIVGAQGLCDDMVQKYIKGELKSTGSICEEHKYEGHCNE; encoded by the coding sequence ATGAAAATAGCAATTGCAAGTGATGGAAAGTATGTAAGTGGACATTTTGGACATTGTGAAGGTTTTACAATATATGATGTAGAGAATGGAAAGGCATCTCAGGGACAATTTACTGCAAATCCAGGACATAGACCAGGATATCTTCCAGTTTTTTTAAAAGGGTTAAATGTAAATGTAATTATTGCAGGAGGTATGGGAGAAACAGCACAACAGTTATTTAATGAAAATGAAATTAAGGTAATAGTTGGTGCACAAGGTTTATGTGATGATATGGTACAAAAATACATTAAGGGTGAATTAAAATCAACAGGAAGTATTTGTGAGGAACATAAATACGAAGGACATTGTAACGAATAA
- a CDS encoding ATP-binding protein, with protein sequence MELVVVSGKGGTGKTTIATALAEIAKDVIRIDCDVDAPNLYMFYKGKDIEKKGFIGGKKASINESMCKKCGKCETVCKFQAIIDFKVDLFECEGCGACTLVCPHNAVELKDQNVANTFITELDKGIISRSEMKIGADGSGKLVNYLRKNGKKFNCNNKLTIVDGSPGIGCPVISSVAGSDAVLVVTEPTKSGLEDLTRVVNLCKHFEIFTMVCINKYDINEEIAKKIENFVFLENLELVGKIPYDDTVMKSINELKPITFYKESMAEKAIEDMWNTIKSFF encoded by the coding sequence TTGGAATTAGTAGTTGTAAGTGGAAAAGGTGGAACAGGAAAAACTACTATTGCAACAGCATTAGCTGAAATTGCAAAAGATGTAATAAGGATAGATTGCGATGTAGATGCCCCAAATCTTTACATGTTTTATAAAGGAAAAGATATAGAAAAAAAAGGTTTTATAGGTGGAAAAAAGGCTTCTATAAATGAATCTATGTGTAAAAAATGTGGCAAATGTGAAACCGTATGTAAATTTCAAGCTATAATAGACTTTAAAGTAGATTTATTTGAATGTGAAGGTTGTGGTGCATGTACATTAGTATGTCCTCATAATGCTGTAGAATTAAAAGATCAAAATGTAGCAAATACTTTTATTACTGAGTTAGATAAAGGAATAATTTCAAGATCAGAAATGAAAATAGGGGCTGATGGGTCAGGAAAATTAGTAAACTATTTAAGAAAAAATGGGAAAAAGTTTAATTGTAATAATAAGCTAACTATAGTAGATGGATCACCTGGTATTGGATGTCCTGTAATATCTTCTGTAGCAGGTAGTGATGCAGTGTTAGTCGTTACAGAGCCTACAAAATCAGGCCTTGAAGATTTAACAAGAGTAGTAAATTTATGTAAACATTTTGAAATTTTTACTATGGTATGTATAAATAAATATGATATAAATGAAGAAATAGCTAAAAAAATAGAAAACTTTGTATTTTTGGAAAATTTAGAGTTAGTAGGTAAAATTCCTTATGATGATACTGTTATGAAGTCCATAAATGAATTAAAACCTATAACTTTTTATAAGGAAAGTATGGCAGAAAAAGCTATTGAAGATATGTGGAATACTATAAAAAGCTTTTTCTAA
- a CDS encoding winged helix-turn-helix transcriptional regulator, whose protein sequence is MKYRCPIETTLSLISGKWKILILKELIKGPVRYGLLNRKISGISAKVLTQELREMEQDGLIVRKVYAEIPSRVEYSLSEMGTSMLDILKAMRDWSLNNDVVHPIKCFKCKQCESLDNKNDIK, encoded by the coding sequence ATGAAATATAGATGCCCTATTGAGACTACATTATCATTAATAAGTGGAAAGTGGAAAATACTCATACTAAAAGAATTAATAAAAGGACCTGTACGTTATGGATTGTTAAATAGAAAAATCTCAGGTATAAGTGCTAAAGTTTTAACTCAGGAATTGAGGGAAATGGAGCAAGATGGTCTTATAGTACGTAAAGTATATGCAGAAATTCCATCCCGTGTTGAATATAGTTTAAGCGAAATGGGTACAAGCATGTTGGATATATTGAAGGCAATGAGAGATTGGTCACTCAATAACGATGTTGTTCATCCTATTAAATGTTTTAAATGTAAGCAATGTGAATCTTTAGACAATAAAAATGATATTAAATAA
- a CDS encoding NifB/NifX family molybdenum-iron cluster-binding protein, whose translation MKIALPNNGNMVNQHFGMSQSFVIVTVENNKIGNVEEVSTVQLAHQHEGLANLLVKHNVDLVITGGIGGGALMGLQQCGLKVIKGASGEYRDVVQSYIDGKLEDKNELCNHHCEH comes from the coding sequence ATGAAAATAGCATTACCTAATAACGGAAATATGGTTAACCAACATTTTGGTATGAGTCAGAGTTTTGTAATTGTGACTGTTGAGAACAATAAAATTGGAAATGTTGAAGAAGTATCTACAGTTCAGTTAGCTCATCAACATGAGGGCCTTGCAAATTTACTAGTAAAACATAATGTTGATTTAGTAATAACTGGAGGCATTGGTGGAGGAGCTTTGATGGGATTACAGCAGTGTGGTCTCAAAGTAATAAAAGGAGCATCTGGAGAATACAGAGATGTTGTTCAAAGTTATATTGATGGAAAATTAGAAGATAAAAATGAGCTTTGCAATCATCATTGCGAACACTAA
- a CDS encoding pyridoxamine 5'-phosphate oxidase family protein — translation MNKLDENVKKLLNESKAWIMSTMDTTPNAVPILFKKMDNEDNLILFDVFMKKSIENIKKNSQIAITIYNDETLEGYQLKGTATYSIDSKLLEEGNSITSKINLTTKGAVIVNVKETFILTPGPNNGHIL, via the coding sequence ATGAACAAACTTGATGAAAACGTAAAAAAATTATTAAACGAATCAAAAGCATGGATTATGTCTACAATGGACACAACCCCTAATGCAGTACCTATTCTTTTTAAAAAGATGGATAATGAAGACAACCTTATCCTTTTCGATGTTTTTATGAAAAAGTCCATTGAAAATATTAAAAAGAATTCACAAATTGCAATTACTATATACAATGACGAAACATTGGAAGGATATCAATTGAAAGGTACAGCAACATATTCAATTGATTCAAAGCTTTTAGAAGAAGGAAATTCAATAACATCTAAAATAAACCTAACAACCAAAGGTGCTGTCATTGTAAATGTAAAAGAAACATTCATTTTAACTCCTGGTCCTAATAATGGGCATATTCTCTAA
- a CDS encoding dTDP-4-dehydrorhamnose 3,5-epimerase family protein: MEKTRTKVMKEEGMWVDNIIEGVKYKRLKVYPDERGSLIEIFRNDDEDFLGGKFGQLITSICYPGVVKGWHIHSVQVDRLAVISGMAKIVLYDARENSPTKGEINEFFVGERNPLFILIPPGVYHGLKAIGTQPSITLGLPTELYKYDEPDEFRVHPHNDEIPYNWDRQDG; this comes from the coding sequence ATGGAAAAAACAAGAACAAAAGTAATGAAAGAAGAGGGAATGTGGGTAGATAATATTATTGAAGGTGTAAAGTACAAAAGATTGAAGGTATATCCAGATGAAAGAGGCTCTTTAATAGAAATCTTTAGAAATGATGATGAAGATTTTTTAGGTGGAAAATTTGGACAACTTATTACATCAATTTGTTATCCTGGTGTAGTAAAAGGTTGGCATATACATTCTGTTCAGGTTGATAGATTAGCAGTAATTTCTGGCATGGCAAAAATAGTGCTTTATGATGCTAGAGAAAATTCTCCAACAAAAGGTGAAATAAATGAATTTTTTGTTGGAGAAAGAAATCCTTTATTTATACTTATACCACCAGGAGTTTACCATGGATTAAAAGCAATTGGAACACAACCATCAATTACACTAGGTCTTCCAACAGAACTTTATAAATATGATGAACCTGATGAATTTCGTGTACATCCTCATAATGATGAAATCCCATACAATTGGGATAGACAAGATGGTTAA
- a CDS encoding Fur family transcriptional regulator has translation MNNDLMSLKKIIEKRGYRFTAGRSKILEVILDSNTHLNVKEIYEKVKGKHIGSATVYRALRLFNELGIVKEININGISYYEMKIFSRKPLHMHFKCFNCNSIIDINSQSLDFDYLRLNKKIEAENDLEIYDLNIMFIGLCSKCREELKCQGQQSLEE, from the coding sequence ATGAATAATGATTTAATGTCTTTAAAAAAAATTATAGAGAAGAGAGGATATAGATTTACCGCAGGCAGAAGCAAAATACTGGAAGTCATCTTAGATAGTAATACACATTTAAATGTAAAAGAAATATATGAAAAAGTAAAAGGAAAGCATATAGGATCTGCTACAGTGTATAGAGCTTTACGATTATTTAATGAATTAGGAATAGTAAAAGAAATAAATATCAATGGAATAAGTTACTATGAAATGAAAATATTTAGTAGAAAACCCCTGCATATGCATTTTAAATGTTTTAATTGTAATAGTATAATAGATATAAATAGTCAAAGTTTAGACTTTGACTATTTGAGACTAAATAAAAAAATAGAAGCAGAAAATGATTTAGAAATATATGATTTAAATATTATGTTTATAGGATTATGTAGTAAATGCAGGGAGGAGTTAAAATGCCAAGGCCAACAAAGTTTAGAAGAGTAG